One Candidatus Glassbacteria bacterium genomic window, GCGGGCCATTGACCGCGGCCCGGAAAGCCGCGTTCCAGGACTGGCTCTGGCTGGATACCCCCAGCGGTGATTCGGTAGACTACGCGACCTTGAGCGACTCGCTGTTCACCCCGTCGTGCATCCTCTGCCACGACAGCAACAAGAGCGGCTCGGGGCGCCTCGGCGCACCCGACGGGGTCGATTTCGACACCTACGGCGGCACCCTGGCCAACAGGTACATCCTGAACAACCGGGTCCAGACCGCCACATCGTCGCCCCACGGCCCGCAGAATCAGTCGATCAAGGACCTGGTGTTCAACTGGATCTACGCCGGAACTCCCGGCAGCGACCCGGTCAGCGGACCTGTCTGCGACCTGGACGGCAGCGGAACTGTGGCGACCGCCGACGTCATCTGGCTGATCCTGTTCATCCGCGACAACGCGTACGACGAGACATACGATTACAACGGCGACGGCCGGTTGAGTATCAGCGACGCGGTTAAGCTGGTGCTGGCCATCCGCAACGGGAGCTGCAGCGACGGCGGCGCCATGCTGGCGATTGCCGGAGGAGACAACGCGCCTGAATGGCTGGGCAGCCTGAGCGCCGAGGAGGTGGAGTACGTGGAGGGCGCCCTCGGCCTGCTGGGCCTTACTCCCGATGAGGAAGCCGCGTTCCGTCTGGCCCTCCATGGCCGGCAGGGCGGGCCGATGCTGCCGCAGGCGTTCAGCCTGGGCCAGAACAGCCCCAACCCGTTCAACCCTGTCACCACAATCAGTTACACCGTGCCCGAGGGCGGCGGAGAGCAGGTCAGGATCGAGGTCTTCGATATCAGCGGCCGGCTGATCGCCACCCTGGCCGACCAGTTCAAGGACGCAGGCAGTTATGCGGTGTTCTGGGACGGGACAGACAGCCGCGGCGCTCAAGTGCCTAGCGGCGTGTACTTCTACCGCCTCCAGGCCGGCGATTTCGTGCAGACACGCAAGATGGTGCTGCTGAAATAAAGTTTGCCAAACATCGGCAGGAGCTTTTATATAAAGGGGACGGCCCATGGGCCGTCCCCTTTTTTTTCGCCATCTCTCCCGGAGGAATCATGCGGACTCTACTGCTGGTGGCAATTTCCGTCCTGCTGGCTGTCCTGGCCGGCTGCATCGAGATCGAGATCAATGATGACAATGATGCTGAAGACCGGCAGTCCGCCGCCGCGGAACAGGAATGCCCGAGGCACTGCATGCTGCTGCGCGCCGGTGAGATCGAAGCGATAATCGGCGACGGGGCCCGGATCCGCAACCATCCCGGTCTCTGGCTGCTGGCCAGCGAGCATTACCCGTTCAACGTGATCCACAACAAGAGCGCCGCCATGCTGGGCGGAGGCCTGCGCAACAGGGAACCCGTGCTTAAAAAGATCGACGAGTTCTCCTGCGCGCTCGAACGCACCTCCACCCCCGACGATCCCTCGGATATCAGGGCGGTCTACCGGATCAGCGAACCCTACTACCTCGACTACGAGCACAATGTCCGCGATACCGAGGACCGGATCGGTCCCCTGCTCAATCACAGGTCATGGGGCTACGCCAATTATACGAACAGCCCCGACGACCTGAGGATCCATTTTCTGTCCGATGGCGAATGGTTCGCCTGGACGCCCGGGGAGCACGGCGGAGCCGGCAGCCAGGTGGTGCCGAACTACCTGCCGAAAGAAAAACTGGAGACCTGGCCCGAGGACCACCCCGACCCCTCGTTCTGGTGGCACAAGCGTCTGGAC contains:
- a CDS encoding T9SS type A sorting domain-containing protein translates to MRNVRPMRALAASLLGLMIACPLAIAQDETTGYREMMKDVFDPVCLDCHNSALTGSARNGAPSSVNWDTYTLAAVNASNGNTRAQAGTMPPVSSGKSLSATQQATFQAWIDDSTALGTVVDYQDMRDLVFVPVCMICHSSTVSNRNGAPSTVNWDTYAAARTKAVSGNLRAQAGTMPPSGPLTAARKAAFQDWLWLDTPSGDSVDYATLSDSLFTPSCILCHDSNKSGSGRLGAPDGVDFDTYGGTLANRYILNNRVQTATSSPHGPQNQSIKDLVFNWIYAGTPGSDPVSGPVCDLDGSGTVATADVIWLILFIRDNAYDETYDYNGDGRLSISDAVKLVLAIRNGSCSDGGAMLAIAGGDNAPEWLGSLSAEEVEYVEGALGLLGLTPDEEAAFRLALHGRQGGPMLPQAFSLGQNSPNPFNPVTTISYTVPEGGGEQVRIEVFDISGRLIATLADQFKDAGSYAVFWDGTDSRGAQVPSGVYFYRLQAGDFVQTRKMVLLK